One region of Triticum aestivum cultivar Chinese Spring chromosome 6B, IWGSC CS RefSeq v2.1, whole genome shotgun sequence genomic DNA includes:
- the LOC123134582 gene encoding ethylene-responsive transcription factor ERF109-like, which produces MAPRLERGCSGFQLPNSELEDSLFLRALISVVNGDAVVPTLHLEPSSTPHFAAAVPACASCGVDGCIGCMFAAAAAPAGSSSEGEGCSAASFVKGGGVGKITRRRSRSKFRGVRQRSWGKWAAEIRDPHRAVRKWLGTYDTAVDAARAYDLAALEFRGHRARLNFPAAPASSSSLASVSDSSWAAAQL; this is translated from the coding sequence ATGGCGCCGAGGCTGGAGCGCGGCTGTAGCGGCTTCCAGCTCCCGAACTCCGAGCTGGAGGACTCCCTCTTCCTCCGCGCCCTCATCTCCGTTGTAAACGGAGACGCCGTCGTCCCCACGCTGCACCTCGAGCCGTCGTCCACGCCGCACTTTGCCGCTGCAGTTCCTGCGTGCGCCAGCTGCGGCGTGGACGGGTGCATCGGCTGCATGTTCGCTGctgcggcggcgccggccggcTCGAGCAGCGAGGGCGAAGGATGCTCCGCCGCGAGCTTTGTgaagggcggcggcgtggggaagatcacgcggaggaggagccggagcAAGTTCAGGGGCGTGAGGCAGCGGTCGTGGGGGAAGTGGGCCGCGGAGATCCGCGACCCGCACCGCGCCGTGCGCAAGTGGCTCGGCACCTACGACACCGCCGTGGATGCCGCCCGCGCCTACGACCTCGCGGCGCTCGAATTCCGTGGCCACCGCGCCAGACTCAACTTCCCGGCCGCGCCCGCATCGTCGTCGTCGTTGGCTTCTGTTTCTGATTCTTCTTGGGCGGCTGCGCAGTTGTAG